The region GGTTTCCTGCAGCATTTGAGCCCACAGTTATGATCATTAGTTTCTTCATGCAGTTGTTGTGTGAGCCATTTTGTTGCTGTGTAGTGTCATTTCAAGTTTAATAAAGCCACATCAGTGGTCAGAATAGTTTGAAGATTGAGTAATAAAATTAACACATTGTTCTCCTTTTCGGACGATAAATGGTTAAATCTACTGTCCCTAGCTAACATCacttaataatattataaccACTTAAAATGGCTcggaattgttgaaaattcaactggtgaaagaaaaggaaaatcatgCACATTCATTTCACCAAACTCTGATCCTTGTATTCATAAAGAAGTAAAAGGGTTAAAAGCTATCTGCATGAAGTGGTGTAAAATTaggcaaatttcttttccactTACTGCATTGGGCAGACATAATTATTAAGCAATGACACCTGCAATTGCTccaccagtttgaaaaactcttttaccTGTTGTGCTGATAAAAAGGGAGAACACTGGTAGTGTTATTTACTACTACTAACTCTTGGTCAAGTCACTGTTAACAcataataataagtattatttATTGTAGGTTTTCATATGCCATTGCTGGTATCAATATCACTTCATTGGCTCTACAATTTCTCAACAAAGGGATTCTTAGAAACCACTTTTACAACTGCAAACAGGATAGACCAACAGTGGAAGATTTTCATCAAGTTTATTGTGAGTATTTAGTCCTAACTTGTGAAATTTGCTAACCTGCTTGTGTCTCTCCCTGGCATGCTTTCACTCTGCACTTCATAAATGTCTCTACATGGACATGTCCAgctaaaataaacaaattctttgaaaagatGGTGCaagaaagtaataattatttgtgtaGAAAATGTCCTGTACTCTGTTGTGGTTCTGATCTACCCACCAGATGAATCACTGTGCAGATGACCGGTGCAAGTAGAATATGTTAACTTTTATTGTTGTGTTTATTGTGTTATTGTTCTTAGTAATTTACCATCATTATTGTTGTGCCAGGACTTCTCTGGATGGACCTTTCTCTAGAAGATCCCATTGTTCAATTTACTGTGTATCACAAAGCCCTTCAAGATAAGGAACAATCTCtccaaaatttctttcaaaggATAATGAATATACCTGGCTACTCAATGAACACAACAATTCCTTGCAATACAAGGAACATGTCTTAATCATAATGgccatcattgtttttttcatgaaataacAGTTATTCAAATAATTGAACATCACTCCAGTacttctaataataataataataataataatagtatatACTTGCTCGGTGATCTTTGcatttcaagcaatctgaGTGGTTTGCTATCTGGATTTGAGGTGTCATGCAATTTTACCAACTTTGTTCAATGGTTTTTGTCTGAAATTGTTGACATAGAGTTTTACTGAGACGACTCTGTGTATCTACTAAACAACGATTATACTTTTTGATCTTGGTGAATAGAggcagaatatttacctcaatttcaaagaatattgtgttaattattaactttTCTTGCATTTGTAACTTTTAGGTTACTTGTATTTTGAATTCAGCAAGTTTTGGATTAGTGAGGAGCCTGAAAGCGTTATGCAGTTTGGACCAGTGAGAGACAAGTTTGCGGAAATGATGACAGGTTTTCTCAAGGACACAGATGTTGTTCTAGAATTGAAGTACAACTCAGTTATGGCTGACGAAGCATCAATAGCCTCAATATCTACTTTAGATGCAGAATAACTTATTTCgctaatattaattttgaatattttagtAGACATCAGAACAAGctgattaatattatttttatttattatttttgaatAGTGTCTGGTGTTTGGGTAAATTTTAGTATTTAAAATGATCTTTTAGCAAGCAATGCTGCCGttacatattttattttgttttgcaactGTAAATTATTTGGCCTCCCTGGGATTCACGCTTTTGAGGATGTGAAATTTACAATCTTGAgactgaaatgaaacaatgacATTGACCTGTTAGCactattttttcatgttttatccagtcttttgaaaattccaatacagtattttgaaaattttagcACCTGTGAGCTTGGAATCATATGCATCAGTTTTTTATCCTCTTCACTTGTGacaaatagaccattttacagtttcttgcttagttgcctggcctttgaatgaaagtgaggctgcaggtgaccttgttttgatagaaacttccctgcttttctcatgttaatgatgctgttctcatgctaatcagtggaaatttgcatatgaaaagcaatgaggtttctatcaaaacaaggtcaactccagcctcactttcattcaaaggccaggcaactaagcacacaactgtaaaatggtctatttgctagatttgatcaaaatgtTGCACTTGTACCTTTTCATCACCTTCATATTATTACAAATAGCTAGCATGTGAAAGAATTACCTTGTCCAATGTAAACCATTTTTTGCAATGGTATGGGTTTGAAATATATTGTTATAGACATGTTGATCattatttaataaataaaggAACCACATATTGATTTCAGACAATAAAAAAGTGATGGGTGTCATCTTCTGTTTACTATAGTGAAAATGTTAATAAGGAGACAGTATAGAATGCAAGTTGTAGAAACACTCTTGGCCGGATGGAACGGATTATCCAGGGGTGTGAGACAATCACCCCTCTTCTCTTTATGAACAACATACAGAAGGGTCGTGAGACAGGACCTACAGTTTATAttccttatccaagaagacttgaaagtgtAAGCATTTGCAGGTGTAAATTGATAAAGGCAGGGAAACAAAGACACCACGTAACATATTGAGTTTTGGTTCCCTATGAGGCTCCCTTCTATTTACTTAGTTGCGAAGATCATACTCAGTCATTTAGTCCCCTTGTTGTGTTGACCTGCTAAACTCGTAAAGAAGTTTGCAGCGAAGTGAATTTGTGCAACATCAAACACTTTCGACCAAAAGTGGCCTGtgaatctttgaaaaatggagTATTGAGTCAAATAGTGATCAGcgagtttaaaaaaaacaaatcctgCGCAAGAACAGAGAGCAAGGTAGAAGAAAATCAATGATTTACGAGTTCCAAGATCAGGTTTGTGTTGTGTTCGGATAGAATAAACCACCGCAGCCAAGATGTGAAGACCGAGTAACACATCAAAGGCAAAATCATGACataaaacagcaaaataaCTTAGCACAGAAACACGCAGAGTAAAGAGGTAACGAGAAGTTTGCCAATATCCTCGGTACATAAACTCGTTCCAACAGACGATCCAAGCAAAGAATGGCAGAGTAAGCCATTGATCCAAAATTGCAAATAGACGGGTTTGAGTCACTATTCTCCCGAATTGTACCAATCCATAAAACATGGACATCCATGCAAATACATAATAAAAGAATGCTTTATCCCTCAGCTTCTTTTTGCGTCTATTTACTTTCCACAACCAGTACAGCCCAACCAGGCCATAGCCCAAGTTGACACAATTAGCATTTGCTGGCATTTTGAGAAAAGTGTTCGGGTCTGCTTTCTCTGCGTAATGCTGGAAGCCAAGTTCAACATTTGCGCGTTCGAAGAATGTAAACGTCTTCACAACAGCGAAAGCCGATAATATCGGAATCAGAACACaaagaaaagctgaaaaaagcATCTTAATCAGTTTACACATGAACCATAGTTCATATTAACTATGCATGAACCGGCACCGTTGTAACGTGACTCTTGTTGCTTGGCAACGAGGTTACTTCACGCACCCCTCGTAACATTGTCATCACTTCTATGGGGGAGTAGGAGGGACACAAGAAAACCTGAAGGGGGACTGGGAgttaaaagacaaaagaagGAGGGGGAGGAGGGGGAGGAAGGGGATGAGATTGAGTCAAATCAAGTCAGTGGTAGTCAGTGAGAATTTATGCGTGGATAGACTGAGACGACGGAAAGTTAGCGGACATTCCCATGAAAATATCGCATTTCCTACGAATTTCACTAATTGGGGAAACAAACTAGGACGTCGCGAAGTCTATAACCtccgaaaaaagaaaaagatgaccCCACTGAAAATGTTGTCTTTCTTGCGACGTAGTTATGAATTATCGTGGAAAGTGCCAGAGGTATGGGATCTGTTCGTGGAAGTGTTTTTGACAACCATGTACTGTTGTACATACGTCTGTATCCAGCCAATAAGCTTGTAGAGGATCATACCTACCGACTTTTAACTTCCCTCCAGGTTTTGGCAGTTGGAAAAAATATTGCGGCTATTGGATCTAGTGTTGCTAGAGGGTATGCAACCGCAGGTAAATTGCattattattgacaatgaaGATGCCAGCGTAATTTGCATCTAATCATGAACGGCTAATGTATCGCTACTCAAACATGTGAAAGACACTCAAGCATTACGTAAGAGTCTGAGTCGTGTAGCTACTGTTGGGGTATCGAGGAAGGGAAGGTGAAGAAGTCAGTGAAGAGTGATCTGTCTGACAATCATAAGCTTTTTGCTCATCAGATGTTTGAGAACTGTCATGTAGCTGCTGTATATAAGGTGCATTGTGATGAACCAAAGCAAAAGACGGAACAACAGGAATTGTGACTCAGACCTAGTAACAGTATAAGCTGGTAGAATATTAAATAGCACAAGTTGTTGTTTAGCCTTTTGGTTTTAACTTTGGACAATGTAAGGCCAATGATATTGTACCTTAAAAGGGTTATTACATCACTGCTTGAAAAGAcaataagtaatggtaataggactgagtggagtccaattcggtctgtaatcatacgagtgataacaaaatcggacgaccgcgcagcgggagtccgatttgtttatcacaagtatgattacagactgaattggacgacacgaagtcctattatcaattaatcataaaaattacaatttccgagaaaaataACCAAGTTGT is a window of Acropora palmata chromosome 4, jaAcrPala1.3, whole genome shotgun sequence DNA encoding:
- the LOC141879328 gene encoding transmembrane protein 187-like, coding for MCKLIKMLFSAFLCVLIPILSAFAVVKTFTFFERANVELGFQHYAEKADPNTFLKMPANANCVNLGYGLVGLYWLWKVNRRKKKLRDKAFFYYVFAWMSMFYGLVQFGRIVTQTRLFAILDQWLTLPFFAWIVCWNEFMYRGYWQTSRYLFTLRVSVLSYFAVLCHDFAFDVLLGLHILAAVVYSIRTQHKPDLGTRKSLIFFYLALCSCAGFVFFKLADHYLTQYSIFQRFTGHFWSKVFDVAQIHFAANFFTSLAGQHNKGTK